One Methanocalculus alkaliphilus genomic region harbors:
- the mgtE gene encoding magnesium transporter — protein MHGDRIRELLSLRDWKGLRNYAKELSRVEAADLFSEMEDADYAIFFRLLEKNTALDVFESLDPEQQARLIGLMEDPETLSLVESLDPDDQTRLFEELPAKIAKRILAEMKPGDAAAVSHLLGYPAGSSGRFMTSRYLAFHENSTIGEVLARLHTSPLRPDEMGVIYVIGPGRVYRGYISLGSLLKTTPDVRIGEIATEPGLFVRTTEPRIRAADLVAEYDLFAIAVLDGEDRLVGSITFDDVIDLLEEEGTEDFLKIGSVRDIGMSVKDATIGILYRKRLPWLLVLVLMNVFSGAGIAYFEETIAAYVVLVFFLPLLIDSGGNAGSQSATLMVRSLATGDVEAGDWARLIGREVFIALALGVSLAGAVMVLGIFRGGPEIAVVVGLSMMLIVIVGSLIGMTLPFLLTRLNKDPAVASTPLVTSFADITGVLIYFSIATWYLGIAA, from the coding sequence ATGCACGGGGACAGAATTCGGGAGTTACTCTCCCTGAGAGACTGGAAAGGGCTTCGGAATTACGCAAAAGAGCTCTCCAGGGTCGAAGCTGCAGATCTCTTCTCTGAGATGGAGGATGCAGACTACGCCATCTTCTTCCGTCTCCTTGAGAAGAATACGGCCCTTGATGTCTTCGAGTCGCTTGATCCCGAACAACAGGCCCGGCTTATCGGCCTGATGGAGGATCCGGAGACACTCAGCCTTGTCGAATCGCTCGATCCCGATGACCAGACACGGTTGTTTGAAGAGCTTCCTGCAAAGATCGCCAAACGAATCCTTGCTGAGATGAAGCCCGGAGATGCGGCAGCAGTCAGCCATCTCCTCGGATATCCCGCAGGGAGCTCCGGGCGGTTCATGACCTCCCGGTACCTTGCATTCCATGAGAATTCAACCATTGGGGAGGTGCTGGCAAGGCTTCATACCAGCCCGCTCCGCCCTGATGAGATGGGCGTCATCTATGTCATCGGTCCGGGGAGGGTATATCGCGGATATATCAGCCTGGGCAGTCTTCTCAAGACGACCCCGGATGTCAGGATCGGAGAGATTGCAACAGAACCCGGCCTCTTCGTCAGAACAACCGAGCCACGGATACGGGCTGCAGACCTCGTTGCTGAATATGACCTCTTTGCAATAGCGGTCCTTGATGGAGAGGACAGGCTTGTTGGATCGATCACCTTCGATGATGTCATCGATCTCCTCGAAGAGGAGGGTACCGAGGACTTCCTCAAGATCGGGTCGGTCCGCGATATCGGGATGAGCGTCAAGGATGCTACCATCGGTATTCTCTATCGGAAACGGCTCCCCTGGCTTCTCGTCCTCGTCCTGATGAATGTTTTTTCCGGGGCAGGTATTGCGTACTTCGAGGAGACGATCGCTGCGTATGTCGTACTCGTCTTCTTCCTCCCTCTCTTAATCGATAGCGGAGGAAATGCAGGATCACAGTCGGCGACCCTGATGGTCAGGTCTCTTGCAACCGGTGATGTCGAAGCAGGAGACTGGGCACGGCTCATCGGGCGTGAGGTATTCATCGCCCTGGCGCTTGGTGTCAGTCTCGCCGGGGCGGTGATGGTACTTGGCATCTTCCGGGGAGGTCCTGAGATTGCCGTTGTGGTCGGGCTCTCGATGATGCTGATCGTCATCGTCGGATCTCTCATCGGGATGACGCTTCCCTTCCTCCTGACCCGCCTGAACAAGGACCCGGCGGTGGCGAGCACACCCCTCGTCACCTCGTTTGCGGATATCACCGGGGTTCTCATCTACTTCTCGATTGCAACCTGGTACCTTGGTATCGCGGCGTGA
- a CDS encoding methyltransferase domain-containing protein, protein MMSRQEELLSLLRNPATGEPLDYEDERLIDRVSGEQFTIRDGIPVILRSDDVAGWNRTAQRGYDWLSLVYDFMYRFNIGNIGNWLNEIAAIIEIQPGDRVLETSVGTGQQFRNLHNHGVDARFYGNDISFGMLRRCRKNQRRWGIDIGCVQGNAEALPFGDALFEVVYHIGGINFFNDKERAINEMIRVAQPGGRIHICDESAKFKERSHLFGRFMPDSDTGVYDPPERFIPDTMVDLTTRQLWDGLFWMVSFQKPEEEVSRN, encoded by the coding sequence ATGATGTCCAGACAGGAAGAACTTCTCTCCCTCCTGAGAAATCCCGCAACCGGAGAGCCCCTCGACTATGAGGATGAGAGACTGATAGATCGCGTCTCGGGGGAGCAGTTCACCATTCGGGATGGGATACCGGTGATCCTTCGATCCGATGATGTGGCCGGGTGGAACAGAACGGCGCAGAGAGGATATGACTGGCTGAGCCTGGTGTATGATTTCATGTATCGGTTTAATATCGGCAACATCGGGAACTGGCTGAATGAGATTGCCGCCATCATTGAGATCCAACCGGGAGACCGTGTTCTTGAGACCTCTGTCGGAACCGGCCAGCAGTTTCGAAATCTCCACAACCATGGTGTCGATGCCCGGTTCTACGGAAATGACATCTCATTTGGCATGCTGCGAAGGTGCAGGAAGAATCAGAGGAGGTGGGGGATCGATATTGGCTGTGTTCAGGGGAATGCAGAAGCACTCCCCTTTGGAGATGCATTGTTTGAGGTCGTCTACCATATCGGCGGCATCAACTTCTTCAATGATAAGGAGAGGGCCATCAACGAGATGATCCGGGTTGCACAACCCGGGGGCAGAATCCATATCTGTGATGAATCGGCAAAATTTAAGGAGAGATCCCATCTTTTTGGCCGATTCATGCCTGATTCCGATACAGGGGTCTATGATCCCCCTGAGAGGTTCATCCCCGATACGATGGTCGATCTGACGACTCGCCAGCTATGGGATGGGCTCTTCTGGATGGTCTCCTTTCAGAAGCCGGAAGAGGAGGTCTCCCGCAACTGA